Proteins encoded together in one Prinia subflava isolate CZ2003 ecotype Zambia chromosome 23, Cam_Psub_1.2, whole genome shotgun sequence window:
- the MICAL1 gene encoding F-actin-monooxygenase MICAL1 isoform X2, producing MSVPADEPGNPAHAIFERFLRARECREVLGCFVELCQQLGLQGSGLQLYHGLKAALNYWNAKALWSKLDKKAAHKDYDQGTACAGTKCLVVGAGPCGLRAAIELALLGARVVLLEKRDSFSRNNVLHLWPFTIHDLRALGAKKFYGRFCTGTLDHISIRQLQLILLKVALLLGVEVHVNVQFEGLVPPTVKAGGWQAVLQPSSSPLTQYEFDVLISAGGGKFVPEGFKRKETRGKLAIGITTNFINRHSRAEVEVAEISGVARIYNQKFFQNLYNKTGIDLENIVYYKDDTHYFVMTAKKQSLLKKGVILQDKADIESLLSPENVNRDALLSYAKEAANFSTNYCLPELEFALNHRGLPDVDMFDFTCMTRSENAALVREHNGSRLLLGLVGDCLVEPFWPLGTGVARGFLAAFDAAWMVRRWAAGTPPLEVLAERESIYQHLSQTSPDNTNKNISQYSIDPATRYPNINLQAIKASQVRDLYLVGMVEVDHKRKSNNRLSMAPGAVCEELLSWCQASTAGYPGVAVTNFSTSWTSGLALCALIHHFRPDLVDFDSVDPRDAIRTHQMMLDIAEQELGIQPVLSSVEMATMTEPDRLDLITYLSHFYQVFRTSPEVEVREKPLSPHGTRGAILFLSKLQKSRNLAHKRAQDTAQRDAEAKKSRRDTELDTGLDGDSLDSAHEPPQTTGMDPGQPPRERTGENSDACYFCGRRVYILERASAEGRFFHRGCFQCRRCGATLRLGDYAFDEEDGNFYCSLHYPHPPSVDLPRDEASALLDGDADAAAHPPSDAGSPRVCPTEWAPSPLQPTPAAPRAGEEPGEVEDTADAGDVEEQELLAQPGGVVREEEVPRVEPQGTAEEGEESGGRRKIILTPLERLNLSTLNLTSEAEPEPPLKPAHRRLPAAPEALPALWQGQGAWKEEEEEKIDMEEDLEESDSEEEEEEEEEEEEEEKEKEGTGLGIMKELYPDPREEEKYPTWKRTLARRARESQMKRFCRAQAIQRRLEEIEVRFRELEQQGIKLEKLLRDENESPADQQTQWTNQLLYLVQKKNNLMTEESDLMIAVQELKLEEQQCQLDEKLRSYINTEDTLKTPEHEKAEQEILRQLVEVVNKRNVLIQLQEERRLSELRA from the exons ATGAGTGTGCCGGCCGACGAGCCGGGCAATCCGGCCCATGCCATCTTTGAGAGGTTCCTGCGTGCCAGGGAGTGCCGGGAGGTGCTGGGCTGCTTtgtggagctgtgccagcagctggggctgcagggcagtgggCTGCAGCTCTACCACGGCCTCAAGGCTGCCCTCAACTACTGGAATGCCAAGGCCCTGTGGAGCAAGCTGGATAAGAAAGCTGCGCACAAGGACTACGAccagggcacagcctgtgctggcaccaaG tgcctggTGGTGGGCGCCGGCCCCTGCGGGCTGCGGGCGGCCATCGAGCTGGCGCTGCTGGGTGCCCGCgtggtgctgctggagaagcgCGACTCCTTCTCCCGCAACAACGTCCTGCACCTCTGGCCCTTCACCATCCACGACCTGCGGGCGCTGGGCGCCAAGAAGTTCTACGGGCGCTTCTGCACGGGCACGCTGGACCACATCA gtATCCGGCAGCTCCAGCTGATACTGCTGAAGGTGGCTTTGCTCCTGGGGGTGGAGGTGCACGTCAATGTGCAGTTTGAGGGCCTTGTTCCCCCCACGGTTAAGGCGG gtggctggcaggctgtgctgcagcccagctcctctcccctcaCCCAGTACGAGTTCGACGTGCTCATCTCAGCTGGCGGTGGCAAATTTGTCCCTGAAG ggTTCAAGCGGAAGGAGACGCGTGGGAAGTTGGCCATTGGCATCACCACCAACTTCATCAACCGCCACAGCCGGGCTGAGGTGGAGGTGGCTGAGATCAGCGGCGTGGCCCGAATCTACAACCAGAAGTTCTTCCAGAACCTCTACAACAAAACGG GCATTGACCTGGAAAACATCGTGTACTACAAGGATGACACTCACTATTTCGTCATGACGGCCAAGAAGCAGAGCCTGCTCAAGAAGGGGGTCATCCTCCAG GACAAAGCGGACATCGAGAGCCTCCTGTCCCCAGAGAATGTGAACCGGGACGCCCTCCTTAGCTATGCCAAAGAAGCTGCCAACTTCTCCACCAACTACTGCCTGCCCGAGCTGGAGTTTGCCCTCAACCACCGGGGCCTGCCGGATGTTGACATGTTCGACTTCACCTGCATGACGCGCTCGGAGAACGCGGCGCTGGTGCGGGAGCACAACGGGAGCCgcctgctcctggggctggtgggagaCTGCTTGGTGGAG CCCTTCTGGCCGCTGGGCACCGGCGTGGCCAGGGGCTTCCTCGCCGCCTTCGACGCGGCGTGGATGGTGCGGCGGTGGGCGGCTGGGACACCCCCGCTGGAGGTGCTGGCCGAGAG GGAGAGCATCTACCAGCACCTCTCGCAGACATCCCCAGACAACACCAACAAGAACATCAGTCAGTACAGCATCGACCCGGCCACGCGCTACCCCAACATCAACCTGCAGGCCATCAAAGCCAGCCAG GTCAGGGACCTGTACCTCGTGGGCATGGTGGAGGTGGACCACAAGAGGAAGAGCAACAACCGACTCAGCATGG cccctggagctgtctgtgaagagctgctgagctggtgccaggccagcactgctggatACCCTGGTGTGGCTGTGACCAACTTCAGCACCTCCTGGACCAGTGGCTTGGCCCTCTGCGCCCTCATCCACCACTTCCGCCCGGACCTGGT GGACTTTGACTCTGTGGACCCCCGGGATGCCATTCGGACCCACCAGATGATGCTGGACatagcagagcaggagctgggcatcCAGCCCGTCCTCTCCAGTGTTGAGATGGCCACCATGACAGAGCCTGACCGCCTGGACCTCATCACTTACCTCAGCCACTTCTACCAAGTGTTCAGGACCTCTCCAG AGGTGGAGGTCAGGGAGAAGCCGCTGTCTCCCCACGGCACACGAGGGGccatcctcttcctcagcaAGCTGCAGAAGAGCCGGAACCTGGCACACAAACGTGCCCAG GACACTGCCCAGAGGGACGCTGAGGCCAAGAAGAGCCGCAGGGACACTGAG CTGGACACGGGGCTGGATGGAGACTCTTTGGACAGCGCCCACGAGCCGCCACAAACCACCGGGATGGACCCAGGGCAG CCACCGAGGGAGAGGACAGGGGAGAACAGCGACGCCTGCTACTTCTGCGGCCGCCGTGTGTACATCCTGGAGCGGGCCAGCGCCGAGGGACGCTTCTTCCACCGCGGCTGCTTCCAGTGCCGGCGCTGCGGGGCCACCCTGCGCCTGGGCGACTACGCCTTCGATGAGGAGGATG gTAATTTTTACTGCTCGCTGCACTACCCCCATCCACCCAGCGTGGACCTGCCCCGGGATGAGGCTTCGGCACTGCTTGATGGG GATGCTGATGCTGCTGCCCACCCGCCCTCAGATGCTGGAAGCCCACGTGTGTGCCCCACAGAGTGGGCACCCAGTCCACTTCAGCCCACTCCAGCAGCCCCACGGGCAGGGGAAGAGCCTGGGGAAGTTGAGGACACTGCAGATGCTGGTGacgtggaggagcaggagctgctggcacagcctgggggggTTGTGAGGGAAGAGGAGGTTCCCAGAGTGGAGCCCCAAGGGACGgcagaggagggtgaggagagTGGGGGCAGGAGGAAGATCATCCTTACACCACTGGAGAGGCTCAATCTGTCCACGCTGAACCTCACCAGTGAAGCAGAGCCCGAGCCTCCACTGAAGCCAGCTCATAGGCggctcccagcagcacctgaggccctccctgccctctggcagggACAAGGCgcctggaaggaggaggaggaggagaaaattgACATGGAGGAAG ATTTGGAGGAGAGTGacagcgaggaggaggaggaggaggaagaggaggaggaggaggaggaaaaagagaaggaaggcaCAGGCCTTGGCATCATGAAGGAGCTG TACCCAGAccccagggaagaggagaaatacCCCACCTGGAAGCGCACATTGGCCCGCCGGGCCAGGGAGTCCCAGATGAAGAGGTTCTGCAGAGCCCAG GCCATCCAGAGACGGCTGGAGGAGATCGAGGTGAGATTccgggagctggagcagcagggcatCAAGCTGGAGAAATTACTCCGGGATGAGAACG agagcccagctGACCAGCAGACACAGTGGACAAACCAGCTGCTGTACCTGGTCCAGAAGAAGAACAATCTGATGACCGAGGAGTCGGACCTCATGATCGC GGTGCAGGAACTgaagctggaggagcagcagtgccagcttgATGAGAAGCTCCGGAGTTACATAAACACGGAGG ATACCCTGAAGACACCCGAGCATGAGAAGGCTGAGCAGGAGATCCTGAGGCAGCTGGTGGAGGTGGTGAATAAGCGGAACGTCCTCATCCAGTTGCAGGAGGAGAGGCGGCTCAGTGAGCTGCGGGCTTGA
- the MICAL1 gene encoding F-actin-monooxygenase MICAL1 isoform X1 → MSVPADEPGNPAHAIFERFLRARECREVLGCFVELCQQLGLQGSGLQLYHGLKAALNYWNAKALWSKLDKKAAHKDYDQGTACAGTKCLVVGAGPCGLRAAIELALLGARVVLLEKRDSFSRNNVLHLWPFTIHDLRALGAKKFYGRFCTGTLDHISIRQLQLILLKVALLLGVEVHVNVQFEGLVPPTVKAGGWQAVLQPSSSPLTQYEFDVLISAGGGKFVPEGFKRKETRGKLAIGITTNFINRHSRAEVEVAEISGVARIYNQKFFQNLYNKTGIDLENIVYYKDDTHYFVMTAKKQSLLKKGVILQDKADIESLLSPENVNRDALLSYAKEAANFSTNYCLPELEFALNHRGLPDVDMFDFTCMTRSENAALVREHNGSRLLLGLVGDCLVEPFWPLGTGVARGFLAAFDAAWMVRRWAAGTPPLEVLAERESIYQHLSQTSPDNTNKNISQYSIDPATRYPNINLQAIKASQVRDLYLVGMVEVDHKRKSNNRLSMAAPGAVCEELLSWCQASTAGYPGVAVTNFSTSWTSGLALCALIHHFRPDLVDFDSVDPRDAIRTHQMMLDIAEQELGIQPVLSSVEMATMTEPDRLDLITYLSHFYQVFRTSPEVEVREKPLSPHGTRGAILFLSKLQKSRNLAHKRAQDTAQRDAEAKKSRRDTELDTGLDGDSLDSAHEPPQTTGMDPGQPPRERTGENSDACYFCGRRVYILERASAEGRFFHRGCFQCRRCGATLRLGDYAFDEEDGNFYCSLHYPHPPSVDLPRDEASALLDGDADAAAHPPSDAGSPRVCPTEWAPSPLQPTPAAPRAGEEPGEVEDTADAGDVEEQELLAQPGGVVREEEVPRVEPQGTAEEGEESGGRRKIILTPLERLNLSTLNLTSEAEPEPPLKPAHRRLPAAPEALPALWQGQGAWKEEEEEKIDMEEDLEESDSEEEEEEEEEEEEEEKEKEGTGLGIMKELYPDPREEEKYPTWKRTLARRARESQMKRFCRAQAIQRRLEEIEVRFRELEQQGIKLEKLLRDENESPADQQTQWTNQLLYLVQKKNNLMTEESDLMIAVQELKLEEQQCQLDEKLRSYINTEDTLKTPEHEKAEQEILRQLVEVVNKRNVLIQLQEERRLSELRA, encoded by the exons ATGAGTGTGCCGGCCGACGAGCCGGGCAATCCGGCCCATGCCATCTTTGAGAGGTTCCTGCGTGCCAGGGAGTGCCGGGAGGTGCTGGGCTGCTTtgtggagctgtgccagcagctggggctgcagggcagtgggCTGCAGCTCTACCACGGCCTCAAGGCTGCCCTCAACTACTGGAATGCCAAGGCCCTGTGGAGCAAGCTGGATAAGAAAGCTGCGCACAAGGACTACGAccagggcacagcctgtgctggcaccaaG tgcctggTGGTGGGCGCCGGCCCCTGCGGGCTGCGGGCGGCCATCGAGCTGGCGCTGCTGGGTGCCCGCgtggtgctgctggagaagcgCGACTCCTTCTCCCGCAACAACGTCCTGCACCTCTGGCCCTTCACCATCCACGACCTGCGGGCGCTGGGCGCCAAGAAGTTCTACGGGCGCTTCTGCACGGGCACGCTGGACCACATCA gtATCCGGCAGCTCCAGCTGATACTGCTGAAGGTGGCTTTGCTCCTGGGGGTGGAGGTGCACGTCAATGTGCAGTTTGAGGGCCTTGTTCCCCCCACGGTTAAGGCGG gtggctggcaggctgtgctgcagcccagctcctctcccctcaCCCAGTACGAGTTCGACGTGCTCATCTCAGCTGGCGGTGGCAAATTTGTCCCTGAAG ggTTCAAGCGGAAGGAGACGCGTGGGAAGTTGGCCATTGGCATCACCACCAACTTCATCAACCGCCACAGCCGGGCTGAGGTGGAGGTGGCTGAGATCAGCGGCGTGGCCCGAATCTACAACCAGAAGTTCTTCCAGAACCTCTACAACAAAACGG GCATTGACCTGGAAAACATCGTGTACTACAAGGATGACACTCACTATTTCGTCATGACGGCCAAGAAGCAGAGCCTGCTCAAGAAGGGGGTCATCCTCCAG GACAAAGCGGACATCGAGAGCCTCCTGTCCCCAGAGAATGTGAACCGGGACGCCCTCCTTAGCTATGCCAAAGAAGCTGCCAACTTCTCCACCAACTACTGCCTGCCCGAGCTGGAGTTTGCCCTCAACCACCGGGGCCTGCCGGATGTTGACATGTTCGACTTCACCTGCATGACGCGCTCGGAGAACGCGGCGCTGGTGCGGGAGCACAACGGGAGCCgcctgctcctggggctggtgggagaCTGCTTGGTGGAG CCCTTCTGGCCGCTGGGCACCGGCGTGGCCAGGGGCTTCCTCGCCGCCTTCGACGCGGCGTGGATGGTGCGGCGGTGGGCGGCTGGGACACCCCCGCTGGAGGTGCTGGCCGAGAG GGAGAGCATCTACCAGCACCTCTCGCAGACATCCCCAGACAACACCAACAAGAACATCAGTCAGTACAGCATCGACCCGGCCACGCGCTACCCCAACATCAACCTGCAGGCCATCAAAGCCAGCCAG GTCAGGGACCTGTACCTCGTGGGCATGGTGGAGGTGGACCACAAGAGGAAGAGCAACAACCGACTCAGCATGG cagcccctggagctgtctgtgaagagctgctgagctggtgccaggccagcactgctggatACCCTGGTGTGGCTGTGACCAACTTCAGCACCTCCTGGACCAGTGGCTTGGCCCTCTGCGCCCTCATCCACCACTTCCGCCCGGACCTGGT GGACTTTGACTCTGTGGACCCCCGGGATGCCATTCGGACCCACCAGATGATGCTGGACatagcagagcaggagctgggcatcCAGCCCGTCCTCTCCAGTGTTGAGATGGCCACCATGACAGAGCCTGACCGCCTGGACCTCATCACTTACCTCAGCCACTTCTACCAAGTGTTCAGGACCTCTCCAG AGGTGGAGGTCAGGGAGAAGCCGCTGTCTCCCCACGGCACACGAGGGGccatcctcttcctcagcaAGCTGCAGAAGAGCCGGAACCTGGCACACAAACGTGCCCAG GACACTGCCCAGAGGGACGCTGAGGCCAAGAAGAGCCGCAGGGACACTGAG CTGGACACGGGGCTGGATGGAGACTCTTTGGACAGCGCCCACGAGCCGCCACAAACCACCGGGATGGACCCAGGGCAG CCACCGAGGGAGAGGACAGGGGAGAACAGCGACGCCTGCTACTTCTGCGGCCGCCGTGTGTACATCCTGGAGCGGGCCAGCGCCGAGGGACGCTTCTTCCACCGCGGCTGCTTCCAGTGCCGGCGCTGCGGGGCCACCCTGCGCCTGGGCGACTACGCCTTCGATGAGGAGGATG gTAATTTTTACTGCTCGCTGCACTACCCCCATCCACCCAGCGTGGACCTGCCCCGGGATGAGGCTTCGGCACTGCTTGATGGG GATGCTGATGCTGCTGCCCACCCGCCCTCAGATGCTGGAAGCCCACGTGTGTGCCCCACAGAGTGGGCACCCAGTCCACTTCAGCCCACTCCAGCAGCCCCACGGGCAGGGGAAGAGCCTGGGGAAGTTGAGGACACTGCAGATGCTGGTGacgtggaggagcaggagctgctggcacagcctgggggggTTGTGAGGGAAGAGGAGGTTCCCAGAGTGGAGCCCCAAGGGACGgcagaggagggtgaggagagTGGGGGCAGGAGGAAGATCATCCTTACACCACTGGAGAGGCTCAATCTGTCCACGCTGAACCTCACCAGTGAAGCAGAGCCCGAGCCTCCACTGAAGCCAGCTCATAGGCggctcccagcagcacctgaggccctccctgccctctggcagggACAAGGCgcctggaaggaggaggaggaggagaaaattgACATGGAGGAAG ATTTGGAGGAGAGTGacagcgaggaggaggaggaggaggaagaggaggaggaggaggaggaaaaagagaaggaaggcaCAGGCCTTGGCATCATGAAGGAGCTG TACCCAGAccccagggaagaggagaaatacCCCACCTGGAAGCGCACATTGGCCCGCCGGGCCAGGGAGTCCCAGATGAAGAGGTTCTGCAGAGCCCAG GCCATCCAGAGACGGCTGGAGGAGATCGAGGTGAGATTccgggagctggagcagcagggcatCAAGCTGGAGAAATTACTCCGGGATGAGAACG agagcccagctGACCAGCAGACACAGTGGACAAACCAGCTGCTGTACCTGGTCCAGAAGAAGAACAATCTGATGACCGAGGAGTCGGACCTCATGATCGC GGTGCAGGAACTgaagctggaggagcagcagtgccagcttgATGAGAAGCTCCGGAGTTACATAAACACGGAGG ATACCCTGAAGACACCCGAGCATGAGAAGGCTGAGCAGGAGATCCTGAGGCAGCTGGTGGAGGTGGTGAATAAGCGGAACGTCCTCATCCAGTTGCAGGAGGAGAGGCGGCTCAGTGAGCTGCGGGCTTGA
- the MICAL1 gene encoding F-actin-monooxygenase MICAL1 isoform X3: MSVPADEPGNPAHAIFERFLRARECREVLGCFVELCQQLGLQGSGLQLYHGLKAALNYWNAKALWSKLDKKAAHKDYDQGTACAGTKCLVVGAGPCGLRAAIELALLGARVVLLEKRDSFSRNNVLHLWPFTIHDLRALGAKKFYGRFCTGTLDHISIRQLQLILLKVALLLGVEVHVNVQFEGLVPPTVKAGGWQAVLQPSSSPLTQYEFDVLISAGGGKFVPEGFKRKETRGKLAIGITTNFINRHSRAEVEVAEISGVARIYNQKFFQNLYNKTGIDLENIVYYKDDTHYFVMTAKKQSLLKKGVILQDKADIESLLSPENVNRDALLSYAKEAANFSTNYCLPELEFALNHRGLPDVDMFDFTCMTRSENAALVREHNGSRLLLGLVGDCLVEPFWPLGTGVARGFLAAFDAAWMVRRWAAGTPPLEVLAERESIYQHLSQTSPDNTNKNISQYSIDPATRYPNINLQAIKASQVRDLYLVGMVEVDHKRKSNNRLSMAAPGAVCEELLSWCQASTAGYPGVAVTNFSTSWTSGLALCALIHHFRPDLVDFDSVDPRDAIRTHQMMLDIAEQELGIQPVLSSVEMATMTEPDRLDLITYLSHFYQVFRTSPEVEVREKPLSPHGTRGAILFLSKLQKSRNLAHKRAQDTAQRDAEAKKSRRDTEPPRERTGENSDACYFCGRRVYILERASAEGRFFHRGCFQCRRCGATLRLGDYAFDEEDGNFYCSLHYPHPPSVDLPRDEASALLDGDADAAAHPPSDAGSPRVCPTEWAPSPLQPTPAAPRAGEEPGEVEDTADAGDVEEQELLAQPGGVVREEEVPRVEPQGTAEEGEESGGRRKIILTPLERLNLSTLNLTSEAEPEPPLKPAHRRLPAAPEALPALWQGQGAWKEEEEEKIDMEEDLEESDSEEEEEEEEEEEEEEKEKEGTGLGIMKELYPDPREEEKYPTWKRTLARRARESQMKRFCRAQAIQRRLEEIEVRFRELEQQGIKLEKLLRDENESPADQQTQWTNQLLYLVQKKNNLMTEESDLMIAVQELKLEEQQCQLDEKLRSYINTEDTLKTPEHEKAEQEILRQLVEVVNKRNVLIQLQEERRLSELRA, from the exons ATGAGTGTGCCGGCCGACGAGCCGGGCAATCCGGCCCATGCCATCTTTGAGAGGTTCCTGCGTGCCAGGGAGTGCCGGGAGGTGCTGGGCTGCTTtgtggagctgtgccagcagctggggctgcagggcagtgggCTGCAGCTCTACCACGGCCTCAAGGCTGCCCTCAACTACTGGAATGCCAAGGCCCTGTGGAGCAAGCTGGATAAGAAAGCTGCGCACAAGGACTACGAccagggcacagcctgtgctggcaccaaG tgcctggTGGTGGGCGCCGGCCCCTGCGGGCTGCGGGCGGCCATCGAGCTGGCGCTGCTGGGTGCCCGCgtggtgctgctggagaagcgCGACTCCTTCTCCCGCAACAACGTCCTGCACCTCTGGCCCTTCACCATCCACGACCTGCGGGCGCTGGGCGCCAAGAAGTTCTACGGGCGCTTCTGCACGGGCACGCTGGACCACATCA gtATCCGGCAGCTCCAGCTGATACTGCTGAAGGTGGCTTTGCTCCTGGGGGTGGAGGTGCACGTCAATGTGCAGTTTGAGGGCCTTGTTCCCCCCACGGTTAAGGCGG gtggctggcaggctgtgctgcagcccagctcctctcccctcaCCCAGTACGAGTTCGACGTGCTCATCTCAGCTGGCGGTGGCAAATTTGTCCCTGAAG ggTTCAAGCGGAAGGAGACGCGTGGGAAGTTGGCCATTGGCATCACCACCAACTTCATCAACCGCCACAGCCGGGCTGAGGTGGAGGTGGCTGAGATCAGCGGCGTGGCCCGAATCTACAACCAGAAGTTCTTCCAGAACCTCTACAACAAAACGG GCATTGACCTGGAAAACATCGTGTACTACAAGGATGACACTCACTATTTCGTCATGACGGCCAAGAAGCAGAGCCTGCTCAAGAAGGGGGTCATCCTCCAG GACAAAGCGGACATCGAGAGCCTCCTGTCCCCAGAGAATGTGAACCGGGACGCCCTCCTTAGCTATGCCAAAGAAGCTGCCAACTTCTCCACCAACTACTGCCTGCCCGAGCTGGAGTTTGCCCTCAACCACCGGGGCCTGCCGGATGTTGACATGTTCGACTTCACCTGCATGACGCGCTCGGAGAACGCGGCGCTGGTGCGGGAGCACAACGGGAGCCgcctgctcctggggctggtgggagaCTGCTTGGTGGAG CCCTTCTGGCCGCTGGGCACCGGCGTGGCCAGGGGCTTCCTCGCCGCCTTCGACGCGGCGTGGATGGTGCGGCGGTGGGCGGCTGGGACACCCCCGCTGGAGGTGCTGGCCGAGAG GGAGAGCATCTACCAGCACCTCTCGCAGACATCCCCAGACAACACCAACAAGAACATCAGTCAGTACAGCATCGACCCGGCCACGCGCTACCCCAACATCAACCTGCAGGCCATCAAAGCCAGCCAG GTCAGGGACCTGTACCTCGTGGGCATGGTGGAGGTGGACCACAAGAGGAAGAGCAACAACCGACTCAGCATGG cagcccctggagctgtctgtgaagagctgctgagctggtgccaggccagcactgctggatACCCTGGTGTGGCTGTGACCAACTTCAGCACCTCCTGGACCAGTGGCTTGGCCCTCTGCGCCCTCATCCACCACTTCCGCCCGGACCTGGT GGACTTTGACTCTGTGGACCCCCGGGATGCCATTCGGACCCACCAGATGATGCTGGACatagcagagcaggagctgggcatcCAGCCCGTCCTCTCCAGTGTTGAGATGGCCACCATGACAGAGCCTGACCGCCTGGACCTCATCACTTACCTCAGCCACTTCTACCAAGTGTTCAGGACCTCTCCAG AGGTGGAGGTCAGGGAGAAGCCGCTGTCTCCCCACGGCACACGAGGGGccatcctcttcctcagcaAGCTGCAGAAGAGCCGGAACCTGGCACACAAACGTGCCCAG GACACTGCCCAGAGGGACGCTGAGGCCAAGAAGAGCCGCAGGGACACTGAG CCACCGAGGGAGAGGACAGGGGAGAACAGCGACGCCTGCTACTTCTGCGGCCGCCGTGTGTACATCCTGGAGCGGGCCAGCGCCGAGGGACGCTTCTTCCACCGCGGCTGCTTCCAGTGCCGGCGCTGCGGGGCCACCCTGCGCCTGGGCGACTACGCCTTCGATGAGGAGGATG gTAATTTTTACTGCTCGCTGCACTACCCCCATCCACCCAGCGTGGACCTGCCCCGGGATGAGGCTTCGGCACTGCTTGATGGG GATGCTGATGCTGCTGCCCACCCGCCCTCAGATGCTGGAAGCCCACGTGTGTGCCCCACAGAGTGGGCACCCAGTCCACTTCAGCCCACTCCAGCAGCCCCACGGGCAGGGGAAGAGCCTGGGGAAGTTGAGGACACTGCAGATGCTGGTGacgtggaggagcaggagctgctggcacagcctgggggggTTGTGAGGGAAGAGGAGGTTCCCAGAGTGGAGCCCCAAGGGACGgcagaggagggtgaggagagTGGGGGCAGGAGGAAGATCATCCTTACACCACTGGAGAGGCTCAATCTGTCCACGCTGAACCTCACCAGTGAAGCAGAGCCCGAGCCTCCACTGAAGCCAGCTCATAGGCggctcccagcagcacctgaggccctccctgccctctggcagggACAAGGCgcctggaaggaggaggaggaggagaaaattgACATGGAGGAAG ATTTGGAGGAGAGTGacagcgaggaggaggaggaggaggaagaggaggaggaggaggaggaaaaagagaaggaaggcaCAGGCCTTGGCATCATGAAGGAGCTG TACCCAGAccccagggaagaggagaaatacCCCACCTGGAAGCGCACATTGGCCCGCCGGGCCAGGGAGTCCCAGATGAAGAGGTTCTGCAGAGCCCAG GCCATCCAGAGACGGCTGGAGGAGATCGAGGTGAGATTccgggagctggagcagcagggcatCAAGCTGGAGAAATTACTCCGGGATGAGAACG agagcccagctGACCAGCAGACACAGTGGACAAACCAGCTGCTGTACCTGGTCCAGAAGAAGAACAATCTGATGACCGAGGAGTCGGACCTCATGATCGC GGTGCAGGAACTgaagctggaggagcagcagtgccagcttgATGAGAAGCTCCGGAGTTACATAAACACGGAGG ATACCCTGAAGACACCCGAGCATGAGAAGGCTGAGCAGGAGATCCTGAGGCAGCTGGTGGAGGTGGTGAATAAGCGGAACGTCCTCATCCAGTTGCAGGAGGAGAGGCGGCTCAGTGAGCTGCGGGCTTGA